In the genome of Vespa crabro chromosome 1, iyVesCrab1.2, whole genome shotgun sequence, the window tatgcgtgtatatgcGTGCATGTGCTTTCGTATACTTTAGAAATGTATgtaattcttaaaaataagCAGCAAATACTGCCTCTTCACTAAGTGCTAAAAAGTGCAAAGTCTATATAATAGAACAAGAGTTTGATACTGTATGTAgtttgaatgaaaaatgataatgataaataattaaaattttttgttcaaCGTTAGATGTTTCATACACAGACTAGAGTAGATGAAAACATAACGTGAAGATGCGAAGAATGGATACAGTATATGGCTTACTTAGGGCGCCTGTCATCCTGATCTATTGTATCTTCCAAATCTTCAAGGCCTTCATTTTCATCCAGTTGGGCCCATGATTTTAATTCATCTCTTGTTAAcgttgcaatttttttttctataattaaagaatatgtaatttacaataacaattaaagaatattattaaatgaataattattttacataatttgtattaccttcttcttgtttcatCTTTTCAACTTCATCTTGACTTAAAAAGCTAAATACTTTTTCTGAAAGataaacgaaatttttaaatgtttaacttcattagaatattttaataggaaTATGAATTTTGCTCTATAATTTTCCAAGTATTCTTTTACCTGGTTTAGGAGAAGGTTTAAGATGTTCTTCCATGGCACTTTCAAACAATTTCTTCTTATCACTGACTGACATTTTTACTGGTGACGGTGATGGAGATGATGTTGGTGAAAGctgtttataaaatttatgtgaataaaaacaaaaaataataatattatattactttaaaaatacatataaaaaattataataaaaaattaataaaaaattttaataaatagaaattatcatttagaactaaaattattgatcgtatatattatcatacatggcatattaaattaagaatatttttatgctataactttttaaaatttttaatatacaaataaacaaaaagttctattatcatataaattattaattttataatgtatatattttttttaatatcgtcataAATTCTAAACGAAATTTGATGCAATAAACTGATGGTGAATGAAACATATcccttataatattttataattagagcagtacattaattttaattacacaTGCTTGCAAAACCCACCTCAACCTGAACCTTTCCATCAACAGAGCGTGCTATCTGTCGTTTGTTAAAGCAAGTTGAAGAATTTAATTTCCCCACATATTCAGGAGCAGTCATAGGTGTAGGAGGAAGTTGAAAACGTGGTTGTGTATTTTGTACTGGGTTTTGATAAGTTTTTTTTGGATAGGAAGATATTTGAGATTGTGTAAGAAAAGTTTCATGCATGGATGGGAATAATTCTTTGGATATTGATTTAAATCTTACAGTGGGCGAAAAGGGAACACCAACCGTGCTTTCTTTAGAAACTGGTGGAAGATCAGCAAATGTAATGCTACGTTTAGGTACTgtaaaattcttcttttttgggGAAGGTAATGTTTGGGTAGAAGCAGAACGATTGAAATTTGCAGTTGTAGTAAGAGTAGAGACCGGAGATTTTGTTGAAGAACAATCCATTGATGctccaattttttctttccactgAATAAATAAGACCAAAATCATATTAGTATCGTtgatattatgtaataaagatatgataagataaatctaatgaaaatgctatgttaaaaaagatgaaatttagaatatattacaaaatcagatttatatttctacaattataaatatacgtgcatattacgaaaaatgtgagaacatatacaaaaaatattattttcaatgaataaaaatttttcgtaaaaaaaaatcttcaaatattaataaaattgtgcATGTATGCTTTTTTACAACTAAAGTAATTATAGTGTGTGCATTCAAATAAACTATAtgctatatatttataataggcaaaataatataatgctaTTTTATAAGTCTTTATATATTGCAATATgtaattgcatttcataaataatttggTACAATCAGGAAGttcatcattatattttagaaaCAGATTTATTTTTGACACTACATGTCATACAAAATCTATGTCAGAATTAAAAAGGAATCAGTTTCAAATCTATTCGTtttatgtttgttttttcttgttcctttaGTGTGTGATTTCATTGTACTATTATTGCAACAATTAATGCAGCTTTgcacataattttatttatgtacttttccattaatatgaaaaagccagtttttcttttctaaagtttcttaatatttgtaccctatccttttttattttactcatATCAATGCATTATAGAATAATCTGAAACAatataaaagtttaaaaatgatttaaaataatagtttaataCCAGGAACTGCTTGTTAGTTAACATGTTAATCAActtgaatttatatatgacTTTTacctataattaattattcaaatacaACGAATGTAACCGTTTTCAGAATCATCCTATGCatcgatatataaaaacattgttCAAATTGTGCCTCTATATCAATCAACTGGAGCTTTAAcatcctttcattttattaatagataaatatcttatttttatactttgtaataatatataaacatctGGTCCATTAGAATTATGTTCAACATATaacatttatagaaaatttataaattacagTACACTGATTTATACCTCATTAATGATATGAGTTTACTGTAGCAATGAACATTGTAGAGAACTAGCACTTTTAATTTAGAATGAATGCAAGTGTTACATGCAACAtgttttataaacaatacaataatttcgtttctcttcattttttttggtGTACATGATTTTTATGATGTAATTGTAAATTGCTATTTATGGATACAATATCTGCCTAATGATGGAacactatttattttttctagtgactataagataatatctatagtataaaaaataagactTTTTATAGTAAATTATGATGAATAATGTTCAAATtgtcaaaaattataaaaatttctatgaattaatgatttaataaaatttctatttaccatttaatgagataataagttaaattaatacatttgtGAGAAAGAAATTGTACTAATTTGCCTTATTTTTTCCGTGATAGTAAATATGATATCAAATAATCAAATTGAAATGTTaaatgtttcatatttttaaattacattactaatgatataaaaatgtcaCTTCTGTATATTAAGCATAATATCCGTAACatgtgattatatatatatataatcacagTTTCTCagtgttattgtaaatatagaCTTGTGCGATATTTTGCACTGTACATATTTAGTtgatcattttataaatatgtgtaatgtttttaagaaaaaagttaaatatgTCCTGTATGATAAATGTTCACATTCTGGACATATAATAGTCACCATTAACAAGGAATTCTCAGAAAATATCACTTCTGTTCATGATACATAAAATTCTATAATGTGAGATATGGATTACTTCTGTTAATAGAACACTGACTCTCAGTAATTCAATTGCCAATTCATATATCACAACTTTTTACCTTtctgaatatttaattttgtagCCCAGAAGCATCACAAACTCTAAGTCAGTCCATAAAATTCTATTCACTACCCATATGTACctaatatttcaaagttaatTGGAAATAAGCCTCAGAATCAGTGTATAAATGTTGCTAGAAAATATCTGATTAAAATAGTGAGAAACACTCTGCGCTTTAACTTTTGCCTACCTATcacagaaatatttttctcattataacCGATACCTATAAACAAAGAGATGACCAATATATACATGAGAATCTTTAGTTTAGGAAGATATCACACTTTTATAGTGTTAGAAAAATCTTAATCTCTTGACATAATCAAAGCAACAAACCAATTACAGAATGAATTCATCCATTAGTTAGATTCTCGATAATGCTCCTAATGTTATAATGgcagtattattaaaaaatgcaataacaatagttaaattgtataacaatgatatacaCGGAAACGCAATAAACaatgaataatgaatttatatcaTGAATTTGcttagaattatttatattatggcACAATCCTGTGGAATCAGAGGTATGGACGTAGACACAGGGAAAATGAGTAGAGGGTCGAACGACTCACTCCTGTTAGAGGGCAGCCAAAGTAGCACTATCACCTTCCACTGTCTGTAAACACGTTAAATATGTCTTGTTTTGGCGCTCAGGAGAGCATGCGACGCTAAAAACACTGACAAACGTACAACTCATGCGCCATGTAAAAGTAATGAAATTAGAATGAATATACAATAGTAAGGATTTATAGATTTTACAATTGTAAGGTTTTTGTTAAAGTATTTGttcttgatataatattttttattaacaaactttgaaacttttcatttatgaataatttacaattttcaatTGTTAGTATGCTGATCGAATGCTATCATCAttctaacaaaattattatccaACAACAGTGTGtgttataatgtattataaaaaggaTGAAGATTTGGTTATTGTAAATGTGCACatggataattatattatacaaatttgtaTTGAAACATGTATATCATCTTATATAagatgatatatatagtataataaatgTGATTTTTCACGATGCATATAGTTGATCATTAAAAGTGCTTATAGTATTTCTACATATCTGTTTTCATAATGCACTATagatcaatataaatattatttaatttcattttatttggaCTAATATAGCCATAtgattaaaatgtataaagaatagtataaaaaatgtagcagaatattttattttataaaagattatttaatattttaaatccaAAGCAGTTCAACAGTCATAAATGATAGGTAAatactttttcaaaatgttGTTTAAatctttgtacttttttttgtaatttttaaataacataaaaattttgttttgtgtgtgtatgtgtatggatatgtacatttacatatttaaattaaaaacaagaaaataataacaataaaaaaagaaaaaataaggcaataaacaaaaaatattactaattaaaaataaaaagatctatGAATATTGTATAGATTATTGAAAAGCCTAAAAAAGATTTGATTATGATATTCTTTAGTGCTTGACATATTTTAGTATCGCATGTTATCCATCATTCGTATTAGTATacatctttctcattttcccgATGTAAGccctatttttattacaaatgcaGAATATTTTGagatttactttctttctcatgaATATGctgttatatcattatataatttaataatgatatattagaCAAAAATACTTTATTAATGAGGTAGATATATGAGTAGATTTTGGTCCCTATGCAGacatattttaagaaaaatgtgTCTGTAGATTTTgtcaaagatttttttcttatatctagTCATAAAAAAATTGGTAATTTtagtttataatttatataatatatatattctacactcgtataattaataatatttcaataagaggaatatatcatataaaaatgagaaatattctTTGAAATCATCAAAGGAAAAGGGATACGTTCTACCATATTATAAAGTACATGAACATACAtctatgattaatataattagaataatttatacttcctaattattaattaattaatacaattagaCATGCTGCtatttattatgatacaataaatataaataaacaactaTTTTTAGAGATATGTCTACTAAATTTTGCATGCATTGCAAAGTTCAATTCATGTATTCacaataaatgaaatgagatattataaatgaaatacttACTGTTGGATTCTGTGGAGCTAATGTATGTTTACTCATCACGATCGTGGTAGTCTTGAGATCCTTTGTACCACTTGGGGACTTCGGTGGTACGACCATATCAACTGGACTATTTGATTTATGTACTAGAGATTCTGCTGCTCTCACTACATCTAGAACCTTTaacataaaatgattatttttaaacatacGTTTTGAAAAGTactttaaatagatattaatggAGTGTAACTTACTTTCTCAGGAGTAGATTTTTCCCTTTGTTCAATTAAAGCTCGCTCCCTCTCTTCTTGTTCCCATGCTACAAGCTCGGCTTTCATTTCCTGTTCTTGTCTAAGTGTTGCAGCTTCTTCATCATCACGATCTAAGCTAGATATACTTTGCGATAATGATTTGATGTCATCTGTAGGTGGATCTTTAAACTCTCGTGAAACTCTTGATTCTTTAGAATCTCTGCCATCAGATAAAGGTAATACTGACTCAACTTCATTTTTGTCATAACCTTTACAAACCACCAAAGTGATTGTATTTCCTGAGCACCGGAGAATGTTTACAGCTTCTTGATGAGTTGCACCCAATAACGATGTTCCATTTACTTCTAGTAACCTCATGCCGACCTGTCcaaataatgtatttttaatatataaataataaaatatctgagAAGTACAACTTTTATTAAACTTTAACTGATTTACCTTTAATCTTCCATCTCTTTTAGCTGCTCCACCTGAATtaattttagatataaaaacTCCTTCATCTGTATGATCAAGGGGGTTGCCTTTTTGACCTCTAAGTCCTCCTTTAATATGCATTCCCAACTTTTCTCCTGgttcttttataattactaattcctaaaaagtaacaatacattattatttatttttgacagatgtatttcttaatatcttatttatttgtaatatattttatataatatattatataaataattattttattaaatattttaaacaattttttagaCAGAAATATtataccatatatatgtaaatttgtGGTTTTTATACttcgttataatttattttaacaattttttagaCAGAAATATTGcaccatatatatgtaaatttgtGGTTTTTATTACTTCGTTTTTTATGACTTTAAgcaattttttatacttttatgaaatataaatatttagtaaatttataattgcaCAAATGATATAAAGCATAGGAAGCATTTAAAAAGAACACTATGATTCTCTAAAAAAGTTTTGCCTAGACATAAGCAATCATCTGTGAATCAGTGCTGAGCTTGTTTACAGCCTTGGTGTAGGAGGaagcaaaatatttaaaatcaaaataacaGGTCAAATGCATTGAGTACTTACTGTCACAGGGATGTACTCTATTTCGACCAGCTTGTAggacaaattataaaaaaattgcattAAGTAAGGAAAATAGGTAAACTATCGAGTGCCATTCATTGCAATTTACAGGCATTTATTAGCACAagcataataaaagaaaaaaaaaagaaaaaaaaataaaatcgctaaataaaatcgaagatCATCTGTATAATACAcatgtattatgtatgtatgtgacaTACAAGCGCAATGTTACAATTACTGCagaaaaacatattttttacaacaataaaaaaacaataagtatccggtatatataagaatacatCAGATATagtgtttctcttttcaattttataaaataagaaaaattagatttataaaaaataaatataactgtgatataaatttaaatactcAATCCAAGCATATTTGGAAAGCGTGTTTCACCTCTATGAAAAATGGAAAGGTAGCGGTAAGcttcttttaaaagatattaataaaaaaaaagaaaacaaaaaaatcttgtaatactattaaaaatatatatgaatagatttataacttattaattgtgtaaaatttacaattacgaattatatataaagattatttaagAAGATGATCTATTtagtaatatttacatatacatttttatcatttaaatatataataacatataatataaaaatacaagtatttgtatttttatatcaaattttttcattatattgttaattaaataaactaatataatatgaaaaatcgcCAATCATATATGTAAGCACTGTATAtctaaaattgaattatttcttacCTGATAACTTTCTGGAAGAGGATCATGCTGTACAGTAAGTACAATTTGATCTCCAGGTCGTAAAAGTTCCATTACAGCTTCCTGATGAGTTGCTTTTGTTACATCAGTCCCGTTTACCTTCAGTATTCTATCACCCATTCTAAGCTTACCAGATTTTGCTGCTATACCACCAGGTACAacctaatattatatacatatacatataatattatatatatatatatatatatatatatatatatatatatatatatatatatatgcatgtacatatgttATGTTCTTGTAACAATACTTCTCAGTAATTGTAAGtacatcaaataaaatatacatttttatatttataattataattatataatatgaatatttacgTGAGATATAAAAATTCCAGGTTCCTTTGCACCAAATGGAGTACAGGAATGATCAGTTCCTCCTATTATACTGAATCCAAGTGATCCTTCTTTCACCAACACGACATCCTAAacatttattactttataattaagaattttaacaaagcttaatatatgttttatttcttttttatttttacaaatacatagaatattgtatttgtttttatattcatatacaaataagcacaatatatataataatttaaacattttattaatattaataattaactgaATGTAGGagtaagataaatatttaaaaacaaaaagtacatctctatttatatatgaatgtttTATGTTTCTAACTATGTAAAAATGGCCAATATAAGAAATTTGGATTTTATAGACAAAACTGCGAAGAATCCAACTTGTACACACATTTTTTTTAGCAAgcataatgagaaaaattttcaaataatttattttacttaccTGTTTCCATGTCTGAGGGTAAGTACTCagtatgaataaattaaagaagCAGATAAATTGCCCATATAACCAACTTAAAACCCAACTAATTTTTTGATACAATtattcaaaacattttttaagtTATATAAAAGACATAATAATATGCGAGCATTCAGCATTGCATTCGTATTTCGaactaaataatattgtatatatgaatattttaagcATGCAAAAATTCTTCATATCttgaatatgataattatataaaaattagaaatttaatataaatgtaattttataattgaactataatatcgacatacgtaattattattatttttttagatatacataattatcatgcaaattagattattatagaaattcattttcattcaatttactttaaaatttgtattcttAATTACCTTCAAAGCATGGAaacaagttaaaaaaaaacagataataTAAGCAAACATTCAGACATATTTTAtccttaataaataaaattacacaTTCAACTACAATCAAAATTTGATGctgcaaaaaatataaaatggacaTGGCTTTAAAAAGAGGTATAATAAAGTCATtaggaaattatattatgGATTATCTAGTATGTAAATGCTTATTGTATGAAGTAAGATAtagtgaaataaataaattaacatatTGGATGAAAAAATACGATAttcatacataaaatatataatccaaAGGATGATAAACCCAAaaactatataaaaagaaaaaaatgctattaatgtaatattaaattaaacgtAACATTAGAAATGTAATGTATGACATGCAGCTACCTAGGCACATACCTCAATAATAACTGGCTGCACCAGTTGATTATCAGTCACTCTAGTAACGACGGTCTCTGTGAGTGTACTCTTTGTGATGGTTTCAGTAACTTTACCAATTGTCGTAGGAGCTGGAGGAAAGTTAACATCTCCGGGTAGATTGTCAGGTTGCTTGATTGTCACTGTCACAATAGGACCTTGATGGGAATCTGGCGAAGGTGAGGATGTTGGAGGTCGAAGGAAATGGGCAGGAATCATGGCCTGAAATTCCTCGTTGGTGATTGGCTTCGGTACCTGTATATCTTCCAACGGGGATGTTGGTCTAGGTTCCGTTGAAGACGTAGGTGTAGAATTAGTATTAGTAGTTGGTGCTGCCGTTGACTGCGTTACACTGTGTCTTGGAGCAGGTTGTGGATAAATTTGACTATTTGTTGGACTAAGCGGCATAGAAGGAAcgcttttaacgttatttccTGGATCACCAATGCCATTCATTTTTGGTGCTGCATTCACCATGTCTGATTTTATTGGTGGTGGTGTTTTTGAAGTAGGACTTGGAGATAAAGTTTTCTCAGCATCCATAGAACGACGATAACCAGCGTAAGCTGGTCTATTTGCCATATAGCTATTAGCATTATATAAACCTGTATATGGTCTAGGTGCACCAATAACGCGAGGCGATTTCTCAGATGGAGTTACTATTGTAGCTGGATTTGCTTGAGAAAGTGGCATTTCACGTTCAACAACGAGTCGAACAAATCTTTCTAAGCCCGTAAGTAAAGCTACTGCTTGTTCATGTTTGGCTCCTCTCATTTCAACACCATTAATCTgaagataaattataatggTTTATGTTGAACAATAAgttgttaatatattttgttgtcAAAAAATGGATCAACTGTTACAGCCATAAATATGtagatatcaaaaatatatccaaaaagaaaaaaaaataaacttacaGATATTACTTTATCTCCAACTAATAACTTGCCATCTTTTTGTGCAACTCCACCATCAGTTAtcctcgaaatatatatagccTAAAATTTCAGTGTTTATATTAtcctattgaaatatttaatttatgttttattattcacTTACATCACTATTGTCTTTAACTGGTGGTGAACCTTCACCACCGGCAATACTAAATCCTAGTCCATTTTGGTCCCGTATTAATGTTGTATGTATAAGAACAGACACCATAGGTTCACTACCTACTTTTGTAGGTAATGGTTCAGGAAGCCTCTTTACCTGAACAAAGTCcaacataattataaattataataaaataaaatcgaacatatataagaatttaCCTTCCCAGCTTCAAGTGTATTACAAGTATCACCATTTTCTAAATTATGTGATAAAGCTGTAGATGATACATAAGATGTTGCGCTTGGTGCTCTACTTGTGCTCAAACTAGAGCACAATGAGTCCTTTCTCATTGAattctatgaaatattattagaattagatgaaatattattagaaaaagaaagaagtttgaaaaaagaaagaatcttataaaatatcagACCTGCTCATACGATTGcactattcttgttacttcTCTTAATACAACTAGTATCAATACACGTCCACACGCTTTGAGAACTTCAACGGCATCATAATGATCTACATTTACTACTGAAACTCCATTAACAGATATTACTTTATCCCCTACTCTTAGACCAGCTAAATCAGCAGGTCCACCTAAAGAACATTATGCtttaaatgtttttatcagatacatttatttaattacataatttttaaatactggatttataaaatatattttctacctTCTGTAACTCTGGATATGAAAATGCCTTCATCGTCACCCTTAAATGGGGTTGATCCAATCCCTCCTGCTATAGACAAACCAAGTCCACCTGTCGTTCGTTCAATATGAATCTCATATTGTTCTTCCCTTACTTCTAACGTTGGTTCTACATCCGATGTTGCACCTAACAAGTACATTATATAGtgttatttgtaatttattataacaaatgttatcttttgttttatgaattatattacctaatttctttttatttctaacaaaacatcgatattttttagGCATGATAtgattaaattcaataaaaagtaatttcttacgaatttttttttttttttttttttttttttttttaaactagtttatcaaaaatatttagtatataatactttttaacaCACTCTTTACACATTCACCATCTTACAATATACTGATATATGACTAATAGATAAGATAATCACTATAGAAACCATCTCTTATCTTCTACTTTCTCCCTAGATTCTTTAAGTAATTTTATAGATCTTATATGAATCTattaaacttttatatttaacaatttatttttatgtaaaaatatattatcattatatataatatatatcttattatatatgtattacctTGGCTATGTACATCTATATTTTCTGAGGATTCTGCTTGTTCAGGAACAATAGTTGTAGGAGTCTCATcagattttttcattaatgcctaaaaaaatataaaataacatttattgttgtgtacgcgtgcgcgcgcacgcacgcacgcacacacagtCGCAGGAAAATTAATGTCTATATTGTCTAATTCTAATAAACTTGTTTTGttataaatcaaaaagaaagaaaaaagagaaagttacCTGTGCAATAAGTGAAgct includes:
- the LOC124432658 gene encoding protein lap4 isoform X7 produces the protein MFRYIPIFKGCNRQVEYVDKRHCSLPSVPDDILRYSRSLEELLLDANHIRELPKNFFRLQRLRKLGLSDNEIGRLPPDIQNFENLVELDVSRNDIPDIPENIKNLQALQIADFSSNPIPRLPAGFVELRNLTILGLNDMSLAKLPPDFGSLEALQSLELRENLLKVLPESLSKLSKLERLDLGDNELEELPAHIGKLPALQELWLDHNQLQHLPPEIGELKTLACLDVSENRLEDLPEEISGLESLTDLHLSQNVIEKLPDGIGDLKKLTILKVDQNRLSTLNPNIGRCENLQELILTENFLLELPASVGNLLNLNNLNVDRNSLQTLPTEIGNLKQLGVLSLRNNKLKFLPIEVGQCLSLHVLDVSGNRLQYLPYSLITLNLKAVWLSENQAQPMLTFQNDVDEETGEKVLTCFLLPQLEYHPDDSGRLGTLVGIRTTVQGDIPELSDDEGWQEREASRTHSVKFTDEPPEADKETPFVRQNTPHPKELKAKAHKLFSKGRNDSRSGSTDEQDVSQTFGLDKTESETSIKPNEEVQNIIEQDQFSEHEVSRGEQKELETLPDSTDTQTNNETAAFSSQGATEPTVNTGSDGTISDLKGKDDDESETEDMQRHVEFSVIEDTDYEGSGETSKPNRLHRRDTPHHLKNKRIHTAIDKEKVASLIAQALMKKSDETPTTIVPEQAESSENIDVHSQGATSDVEPTLEVREEQYEIHIERTTGGLGLSIAGGIGSTPFKGDDEGIFISRVTEGGPADLAGLRVGDKVISVNGVSVVNVDHYDAVEVLKACGRVLILVVLREVTRIVQSYEQNSMRKDSLCSSLSTSRAPSATSYVSSTALSHNLENGDTCNTLEAGKVKRLPEPLPTKVGSEPMVSVLIHTTLIRDQNGLGFSIAGGEGSPPVKDNSDAIYISRITDGGVAQKDGKLLVGDKVISINGVEMRGAKHEQAVALLTGLERFVRLVVEREMPLSQANPATIVTPSEKSPRVIGAPRPYTGLYNANSYMANRPAYAGYRRSMDAEKTLSPSPTSKTPPPIKSDMVNAAPKMNGIGDPGNNVKSVPSMPLSPTNSQIYPQPAPRHSVTQSTAAPTTNTNSTPTSSTEPRPTSPLEDIQVPKPITNEEFQAMIPAHFLRPPTSSPSPDSHQGPIVTVTIKQPDNLPGDVNFPPAPTTIGKVTETITKSTLTETVVTRVTDNQLVQPVIIEDVVLVKEGSLGFSIIGGTDHSCTPFGAKEPGIFISHVVPGGIAAKSGKLRMGDRILKVNGTDVTKATHQEAVMELLRPGDQIVLTVQHDPLPESYQLVEIEYIPVTELVIIKEPGEKLGMHIKGGLRGQKGNPLDHTDEGVFISKINSGGAAKRDGRLKVGMRLLEVNGTSLLGATHQEAVNILRCSGNTITLVVCKGYDKNEVESVLPLSDGRDSKESRVSREFKDPPTDDIKSLSQSISSLDRDDEEAATLRQEQEMKAELVAWEQEERERALIEQREKSTPEKVLDVVRAAESLVHKSNSPVDMVVPPKSPSGTKDLKTTTIVMSKHTLAPQNPTWKEKIGASMDCSSTKSPVSTLTTTANFNRSASTQTLPSPKKKNFTVPKRSITFADLPPVSKESTLSPTSSPSPSPVKMSVSDKKKLFESAMEEHLKPSPKPEKVFSFLSQDEVEKMKQEEEKKIATLTRDELKSWAQLDENEGLEDLEDTIDQDDRRPNSRLSSRSSVTLLQNVPSTVRTAKAERRLKERMIQEGLISDEDEESYLTPAEQRALRAEKRAAWRQARLKSLEQDALQAQIVIKKMSEMMDTTDKAETLEDRTDADHISDQEKITEFTTLRPSSADFPKLAVRSKVGPPKEIRESEKIVDEKVTRRTEEYVDEVTGERRVRTVEYVEKLIERQVETLREKIISLELSNAEDEIESITGTGASDAESENEELASQRSGTDMLQEKADSLTSASVTEGAASKQNTNIIVTMTKKKKRKQGRKKNRH